A region of Salvelinus alpinus chromosome 6, SLU_Salpinus.1, whole genome shotgun sequence DNA encodes the following proteins:
- the LOC139579743 gene encoding gastrula zinc finger protein XlCGF42.1-like: protein MAVDDVTVKVEGDIPPTWNADSHLGDGHSQGRDFLDYRESLETNPNVAAHYPLHTLRDRDPLSTSMGPSDSHGSVLFDQVLNSNDRTRAQAQRGEATSGNSKDKRFPCMFCNKGFSCPQKVEIHQRVHTGEKPYSCAQCHMRFTQAGNLKRHQRVHTGEKPYSCTQCHMCFAQTGHLKMHLKVHTGERPFTCTHCGKRFSERSYLRIHQQKKHSTLIASDV, encoded by the coding sequence ATGGCTGTAGATGACGTGACTGTGAAAGTGGAGGGCGACATTCCTCCCACATGGAATGCAGATAGTCACCTAGGAGATGGACACTCACAGGGCAGAGATTTCTTAGATTACAGGGAAAGCTTGGAGACCAATCCAAATGTCGCTGCCCACTACCCTTTACACACGCTCAGGGATCGTGACCCATTGTCCACGTCGATGGGGCCTTCTGATTCACATGGCAGCGTCCTTTTcgatcaggtattgaactcaaaCGACAGGACTAGAGCCCAGGCTCAGAGAGGGGAAGCTACATCAGGCAATAGTAAAGATAAACGGTTCCcctgcatgttctgtaacaaaggcttcagctgcccccagaaggtggagatccaccagagggtccacacaggggagaaaccctacagctgtgcccagtgtcacatgcgcttTACCCAGGCTGgcaacctgaagaggcaccagagggtgcACACtggggagaaaccctacagctgtaCCCAGTGCCACATGTGCTTTGCCCAGACTGGTCAcctgaagatgcacctgaaggtccacacgggagagaggcCGTTCACTTGTACGCACTgtgggaagaggttctcagagagaagctacctcaggatacaccagcagaaaaaacACTCCACTTTGATAGCTTCTGACGTTTAG
- the LOC139579096 gene encoding uncharacterized protein: MANCMVFHTQIASIMEVLANAAVAEICKLVDDDYAVFRLEITQSQKENRGLRRKLLELKVARERAERTMRERVLASRPSIKIIDRYRGIARGEGHLTGGHKSFVKTAGHNTLRDDQPITVDEGSGTSTQHIIVIESADAEAAGPGVKQETSEGEENPLYSRDLQTGAVGAPPVATDKPTTAPVQPKTRRSISERWTLATCPWV; encoded by the exons atggctaactgtatggtttttcacactcaaatagcctccatcatggaagtgttagcgaatgcagccgttgcagagatctgtaaactagtagacgacgactatgcagtgtttcgtttggaaataactcaaagccagaaagaaaacaggggATTGCGGAGGAAACTACTGGAACTGAAGGTGGCACGGGAGCGCGCAGAAAGGACAATGCGAGAGCGCGTCCTCGCCAGTCGCCCAAGTATCAAGATCATCGACCGATACAGAGGAATAGCAAGAG gtgaaggacatctcactggaggccacaAGAGCTTTGTGAAGACAGCAGGACACAATACATTgagagatgaccaaccaatcactgttgatgaggggagtggaacctcaacccagcacattattgtgatagag TCTGCAGATgcagaggctgcaggtcctgggGTCAAGCAGGAGACATCTGAAGGAGAGGAGAACCCACTGTACAGCAGAGACCTCCAAACTGGAGCAGTTGGAGCGCCTCCTGTAGCCACGGACAAACCCACCACCGCCCCAGTGCAGCCCAAGACCCGACGCAGCATCTCGGAG AGATGGACCCTAGCAACATGCCCTTGGGTTTAG